A genomic stretch from Streptococcus oralis includes:
- a CDS encoding DUF1129 domain-containing protein — MSQIDLQKLTKKNQEFIHIATQQFIKDGKTDAEIKAVFEEVIPKILEEQAKGTTARSLYGAPTHWAHSFTVKEQYEKEHPKENDDPKLMIMDSALFITSLFALVSALTTFFSADQAIGYGLITLLLVGLVGGLAFYLMYYFVYQYYGPDTDRSQRPPFWKSILVILASIVLWLVVFFATSFLPANLNPVLAPLPLAILGAALLALRFYLKKRFNIRSASAGPSRY, encoded by the coding sequence ATGTCTCAGATTGATTTACAAAAACTAACCAAGAAAAACCAAGAATTTATCCACATCGCTACCCAACAATTTATCAAAGATGGTAAAACAGACGCTGAAATCAAGGCTGTCTTTGAGGAAGTTATTCCTAAAATCCTTGAAGAACAAGCCAAAGGAACGACAGCTCGTTCCCTCTATGGCGCTCCAACCCACTGGGCTCATAGTTTCACTGTCAAGGAGCAATATGAAAAAGAGCATCCTAAGGAAAATGACGATCCAAAACTCATGATTATGGACTCAGCTCTTTTCATCACTAGCCTCTTTGCCCTCGTCAGTGCCCTCACAACCTTCTTCTCAGCAGATCAGGCTATTGGCTATGGTTTGATTACCCTCTTGTTGGTTGGACTTGTAGGAGGACTTGCCTTCTACTTGATGTACTACTTTGTTTACCAGTATTATGGACCAGACACAGACCGTAGTCAACGCCCTCCATTCTGGAAATCAATCCTCGTCATCCTGGCCTCTATAGTCCTTTGGTTGGTTGTCTTCTTTGCAACAAGCTTCCTACCAGCAAACCTCAATCCAGTCCTTGCTCCATTGCCTTTGGCTATCCTGGGAGCTGCCCTTCTCGCTCTTCGCTTCTATCTCAAGAAACGTTTCAATATCCGAAGTGCAAGCGCGGGCCCATCACGTTACTAA
- a CDS encoding S66 family peptidase, translated as MVSTIGIVSLSSGVIGEDFVKHEVDLGLQRLKDLGLNPVFLPHSLKGLDFIKDHPEARAEDLMQAFSDDSIDMILSAIGGDDTYRLLPYLFENDQLQKVIKQKIFLGFSDTTINHLTLHKLGVKTFYGQSFLADICELDTEMLAYSLHYFKELIETGRISEIRPSDLWYEERADFSPKALGTARVSHVNTGFDLLQGNAQFEGEILGGCLESLYDIFDNSRYADSRELCQKYKLFPDLSDWEGKILLLETSEEKPEPKDFKKMLQALKETGIFEVISGLLVGKPMDETFYDDYKEALMNIIDSNIPIVYNLNVGHATPRAVVPFGVHAYVDAKEQVIRFDYNKK; from the coding sequence ATGGTTTCTACTATTGGTATTGTTAGTTTGTCTAGTGGTGTTATCGGAGAGGATTTTGTCAAACACGAAGTGGACTTGGGTCTCCAACGTCTCAAGGATTTGGGACTCAATCCTGTCTTTTTGCCCCATTCGCTAAAGGGCTTGGACTTTATCAAGGATCATCCTGAGGCGCGTGCAGAGGATTTGATGCAGGCATTTTCTGATGATAGCATTGACATGATTCTTAGCGCCATCGGTGGGGATGATACCTATCGTTTGCTACCTTATCTTTTTGAAAATGACCAACTACAAAAGGTTATCAAACAAAAGATTTTTCTTGGTTTCTCGGATACGACCATCAATCACCTCACGTTGCATAAACTAGGGGTCAAGACTTTTTATGGGCAATCCTTTCTGGCAGACATTTGTGAATTAGACACGGAAATGTTAGCCTATAGCCTTCATTACTTTAAAGAACTAATCGAGACGGGAAGAATCTCAGAAATCCGCCCTAGCGACCTTTGGTATGAGGAACGGGCTGATTTTAGCCCCAAGGCTCTGGGAACAGCTCGGGTCAGTCATGTAAATACAGGTTTTGACTTGTTACAAGGAAATGCTCAGTTTGAGGGGGAAATCCTCGGTGGTTGCCTTGAGTCCCTCTATGATATCTTTGACAACTCTCGATATGCGGACAGTAGAGAACTCTGCCAAAAGTACAAACTCTTCCCTGATTTATCCGACTGGGAAGGAAAGATCCTCTTGCTAGAAACAAGCGAAGAAAAGCCTGAACCGAAAGACTTCAAAAAAATGTTGCAGGCTTTGAAAGAAACTGGGATATTTGAGGTCATCAGTGGACTCTTGGTCGGGAAACCTATGGATGAAACCTTCTATGATGACTATAAAGAGGCGCTAATGAACATCATTGACAGCAATATCCCGATTGTCTATAATCTAAACGTTGGCCATGCTACACCAAGAGCTGTTGTGCCCTTCGGCGTCCATGCTTATGTGGATGCAAAAGAGCAAGTCATTCGCTTTGACTATAACAAAAAATAA
- a CDS encoding SemiSWEET family transporter: protein MTKQKINQIVGSIGAFIGIIVFIAYIPQIFANLQGNKAQPFQPLSAAVSCLIWVIYGWTKEPKKDWILIIPNSAGVVLGGLTFLTAL, encoded by the coding sequence ATGACTAAACAAAAAATAAATCAAATTGTCGGTTCAATTGGAGCCTTTATCGGGATTATTGTATTTATCGCCTACATCCCACAAATTTTTGCCAATTTACAAGGCAACAAAGCTCAACCATTCCAGCCTTTATCCGCAGCAGTATCTTGTTTAATTTGGGTTATTTACGGGTGGACAAAAGAACCTAAGAAGGATTGGATACTAATTATTCCAAACTCAGCTGGCGTTGTCTTAGGTGGACTGACATTTCTCACTGCACTATAA
- a CDS encoding DNA-3-methyladenine glycosylase I yields MPKRCSWVKMTNPLYIAYHDQEWGQPLHDDRALFELLCMETYQAGLSWETVLKKRQAFREVFYNYQAQRVAEMTDGELEALLDNPAIIRNRAKLFATRANAQAFLQVQKNYGSFDTYLWSFVEGKTIVNDVPDYRQAPAKTALSEKLAKDLKKRGFKFTGPVAVLSFLQAAGLIDDHENDCEWKSGS; encoded by the coding sequence ATGCCAAAACGTTGTTCGTGGGTCAAGATGACCAATCCTCTCTATATCGCCTACCACGATCAGGAGTGGGGCCAACCCCTTCATGACGACCGCGCTCTTTTTGAACTGCTCTGTATGGAGACTTATCAGGCTGGTCTGTCTTGGGAAACGGTACTAAAGAAACGCCAAGCTTTCCGAGAAGTCTTTTACAACTACCAAGCCCAACGTGTCGCAGAAATGACAGATGGGGAGTTGGAAGCCTTGTTAGATAATCCAGCCATCATCCGAAATCGTGCCAAGCTCTTTGCTACGCGTGCCAACGCTCAAGCATTTTTACAAGTCCAGAAAAACTACGGTTCCTTTGATACCTATCTCTGGTCTTTTGTTGAGGGGAAAACTATCGTGAATGATGTTCCTGACTATCGCCAAGCACCTGCTAAAACAGCCTTGTCTGAAAAATTAGCCAAAGATCTAAAAAAACGAGGTTTCAAGTTCACAGGTCCAGTTGCCGTTTTATCTTTTCTACAGGCGGCAGGTCTGATAGATGATCATGAGAATGATTGTGAGTGGAAAAGCGGAAGTTAG
- the ruvA gene encoding Holliday junction branch migration protein RuvA → MYEYLKGIITKITAKYIVLEVNGIGYILRVANPYAYSGRVNQETQIYVHQVVREDAHLLYGFRSEDEKKLFLSLISVSGIGPVSALAIIAADDNAGLVQAIETKNITYLTKFPKIGKKTAQQMVLDLEGKVVVASDDLPAKVAVQTSAENQELEEAMEAMLALGYKATELKKIKKFFEGTTDTAENYIKSALKMLVK, encoded by the coding sequence ATGTACGAATATTTAAAAGGAATCATTACTAAAATCACTGCTAAATATATTGTCTTAGAGGTCAATGGTATCGGTTATATCTTGCGTGTAGCCAATCCCTATGCTTACTCAGGTCGGGTTAATCAAGAGACTCAAATTTATGTGCATCAAGTTGTTCGTGAGGACGCACATCTGCTCTATGGTTTTCGCTCAGAAGATGAGAAGAAGCTCTTTCTTAGTCTGATCTCGGTCTCTGGGATTGGTCCTGTATCAGCTCTTGCTATCATCGCAGCCGATGATAATGCTGGCTTGGTTCAGGCGATTGAGACTAAGAACATCACCTACTTGACCAAGTTCCCTAAAATTGGTAAGAAAACAGCCCAACAGATGGTGCTAGACTTGGAAGGCAAGGTAGTCGTGGCTAGTGATGACCTTCCTGCCAAGGTGGCAGTGCAAACCAGCGCTGAAAACCAAGAACTGGAAGAAGCTATGGAAGCCATGTTGGCATTGGGCTACAAGGCGACCGAGCTCAAGAAAATCAAGAAATTCTTTGAAGGAACGACAGATACAGCCGAGAACTATATCAAGTCAGCTCTTAAGATGTTGGTCAAATAG
- a CDS encoding helix-turn-helix domain-containing protein, which translates to MKLAEKLFELRKEKGWSQEKLAEQINVSRQSISKWESGQVLPEIEKIIELSKIFQVTTDYLLLDENSEKDSTAVILEEEKDKYYKEAKSFGLWQMIYIFVLALAIYLFLAGSSFPAEFTAWIWLTFVLLIASAIAINKALKTKQRYLDKVIGLENPSDKDDTTKS; encoded by the coding sequence ATGAAACTCGCAGAAAAACTATTTGAGCTCAGAAAGGAAAAAGGTTGGTCCCAGGAAAAGCTAGCAGAACAAATCAATGTTTCTCGGCAAAGCATCTCAAAATGGGAGTCTGGACAAGTCCTTCCTGAAATCGAAAAAATCATTGAATTAAGCAAGATTTTCCAAGTGACAACTGACTATCTACTACTGGATGAAAACTCTGAAAAAGATTCCACAGCAGTGATTTTGGAGGAAGAAAAGGACAAATACTATAAAGAGGCTAAATCCTTTGGTCTCTGGCAAATGATTTATATTTTCGTCTTGGCTCTGGCTATCTATCTCTTTTTAGCTGGTTCTAGTTTCCCAGCCGAATTCACCGCCTGGATTTGGCTGACCTTCGTTCTTTTGATTGCTTCAGCGATTGCTATCAACAAAGCTCTCAAAACCAAACAACGTTATCTTGATAAAGTGATTGGTCTTGAGAATCCTTCCGACAAAGACGACACTACAAAATCTTGA
- the mutL gene encoding DNA mismatch repair endonuclease MutL, with protein MSHIIELPEVLANQIAAGEVIERPASVVKELVENAIDAGSSQIIIEIEEAGLKKIQITDNGHGIVHDEVELALRRHATSKIKNQADLFRIRTLGFRGEALPSIASVSVLTLLTAVDGASHGTKLVARGGEVEEVIPATSPVGTKVCVEDLFFNTPARLKYMKSQQAELSHIIDIVNRLGLAHPEISFSLISDDKEMTRTAGTGQLRQAIAGIYGLASAKKMIEIENSDLDFEITGFVSLPELTRANRNYISLFINGRYIKNFLLNRAILDGYGSKLMVGRFPLAVIHIHIDPYLADVNVHPTKQEVRISKEKELMTLVSEAISNSLKEQTLIPDALENLAKSTVRNRQKVEQTILPLKENTLYYEKTEPTRPSQAEVADYQVELTDEGQDLTLFAKETLEQLTKPAKLHFAERKPANYDQLDHPELDLASLDKAYDKLEREESSSFPELEFFGQMHGTYLFAQGRDGLYIIDQHAAQERVKYEEYRESIGNVDQSQQQLLVPYIFEFPADDALRLKERMALLEEVGVFLAEYGENQFILREHPIWMAEEEIESGIYEMCDMLLLTKEVSIKKYRAELAIMMSCKRSIKANHRIDGHSARQLLYQLSQCDNPYNCPHGRPVLVHFTKSDMEKMFRRIQENHTSLRELGKY; from the coding sequence ATGTCTCATATTATTGAATTGCCAGAGGTACTGGCAAACCAGATAGCGGCGGGAGAAGTGATTGAACGTCCTGCTAGTGTGGTCAAAGAGTTGGTAGAAAATGCCATTGACGCTGGCTCTAGCCAGATTATCATTGAGATTGAAGAAGCTGGTCTCAAGAAAATCCAAATCACCGATAATGGCCATGGAATTGTCCACGATGAGGTGGAATTGGCTTTGCGTCGTCATGCGACTAGTAAGATAAAAAATCAAGCAGATCTTTTTCGGATTCGGACGCTTGGTTTTCGTGGTGAAGCCCTGCCTTCTATCGCTTCTGTTAGTGTTCTGACTCTGTTAACGGCGGTAGATGGTGCTAGTCATGGAACCAAGTTAGTCGCGCGTGGGGGAGAAGTTGAGGAAGTCATTCCAGCGACTAGTCCAGTGGGAACCAAGGTTTGTGTGGAGGATCTCTTTTTCAACACGCCAGCCCGTCTCAAGTATATGAAGAGCCAGCAAGCGGAGTTGTCTCATATCATTGATATTGTCAACCGTCTGGGCTTGGCCCATCCTGAGATTTCCTTCAGTTTGATTAGTGATGACAAGGAGATGACGCGGACAGCAGGGACTGGTCAACTGCGTCAAGCCATCGCAGGAATTTATGGTTTGGCGAGTGCCAAGAAGATGATTGAAATTGAGAATTCTGACCTTGATTTCGAAATTACAGGTTTTGTGTCCTTGCCTGAGTTAACTAGAGCCAACCGCAACTATATCAGTCTTTTCATCAATGGTCGTTATATCAAGAACTTCCTACTCAATCGTGCTATTTTAGATGGTTATGGCAGTAAGCTCATGGTTGGACGTTTTCCACTGGCTGTCATTCACATCCATATCGATCCTTATCTAGCGGATGTCAATGTACATCCAACCAAGCAAGAGGTACGGATTTCCAAGGAAAAAGAACTGATGACGCTGGTCTCAGAAGCTATTTCCAACAGTCTCAAGGAGCAAACCTTGATTCCAGATGCCTTGGAAAATCTTGCCAAATCGACCGTGCGCAATCGTCAAAAGGTGGAGCAGACCATTCTCCCACTCAAAGAAAATACGCTCTACTATGAGAAAACTGAGCCGACAAGACCTAGTCAAGCTGAAGTAGCTGATTATCAGGTAGAATTGACTGATGAAGGACAGGATTTGACTTTATTTGCCAAAGAAACCTTGGAGCAATTGACTAAGCCAGCAAAACTGCATTTTGCAGAGAGAAAGCCAGCTAACTATGACCAACTGGACCATCCAGAGCTAGATTTAGCCAGTCTAGATAAGGCCTATGATAAGCTGGAGCGAGAAGAATCTTCAAGCTTCCCAGAGTTGGAATTTTTCGGGCAAATGCATGGAACCTATCTCTTTGCCCAAGGGCGAGATGGGCTCTATATCATAGACCAGCACGCTGCTCAGGAACGGGTCAAGTATGAGGAATACCGAGAAAGTATTGGTAATGTTGACCAGAGCCAGCAGCAACTCCTAGTGCCCTATATCTTTGAATTTCCAGCGGATGATGCCCTACGTCTCAAGGAAAGAATGGCACTTTTGGAGGAAGTGGGCGTCTTTCTAGCAGAGTACGGGGAGAATCAATTTATTTTACGTGAACATCCTATCTGGATGGCAGAAGAAGAGATTGAATCAGGCATCTATGAGATGTGTGACATGCTCCTTTTGACCAAGGAAGTTTCTATCAAGAAATATCGAGCAGAGTTGGCTATTATGATGTCCTGCAAGCGGTCTATCAAGGCTAACCATCGTATCGATGGACACTCGGCTAGACAGCTCCTCTATCAGCTTTCTCAATGTGATAATCCCTACAACTGTCCCCACGGACGTCCTGTTTTGGTGCACTTCACTAAGTCGGATATGGAAAAGATGTTCCGTCGCATTCAGGAAAATCACACTAGTCTTCGTGAGTTGGGGAAATATTAA
- a CDS encoding LytTR family DNA-binding domain-containing protein, with amino-acid sequence MKVELQIKETYKEEKLIVQAPQETKNVQKIIEFAENLDQKETIKGKIDDQVYLVEIGKIQRFYIENRKVLAETASQTYSIDLWLYQVLEILPTTFIQISQSEIVNIDSISHLKLTPNGLVEIFLKNESFTYSSRRYLKTIKEKLEL; translated from the coding sequence ATGAAAGTAGAACTACAGATTAAGGAGACGTACAAGGAAGAAAAGCTGATTGTCCAAGCACCTCAAGAAACTAAAAACGTCCAAAAAATCATCGAATTTGCTGAAAATCTTGACCAAAAAGAAACAATCAAAGGTAAGATTGATGATCAGGTCTATCTAGTTGAAATTGGCAAGATTCAGCGCTTCTATATCGAGAATCGAAAGGTTCTAGCAGAAACTGCATCTCAGACCTACAGCATTGATTTGTGGCTCTATCAGGTTCTTGAAATTCTGCCAACCACTTTTATCCAAATTTCCCAATCAGAAATCGTTAATATCGACTCGATCTCTCATCTCAAGCTCACGCCCAACGGTCTGGTTGAAATTTTCTTGAAAAACGAAAGCTTCACCTACTCTTCACGCCGTTACCTAAAAACCATCAAGGAGAAATTAGAACTATGA
- a CDS encoding DUF3021 domain-containing protein: protein MKKQVFHDAAAGVLIGLILSIIFSLIYAPNTYAPLSSDSLIGQVMAQHQVHGALVLLYCTLIWSAIGVLFSFGKRLFSRDWSLLRATLSHFFLMLAGFVPLATLAGWFPFHWIFYLQLIPEFAIVYLIIWAILYKREAKKVDHINQLLVHKK from the coding sequence ATGAAAAAACAAGTATTTCACGACGCAGCTGCTGGTGTCCTCATCGGCCTCATCCTCTCTATCATCTTTTCACTCATTTATGCTCCAAATACCTACGCCCCATTAAGTTCCGACTCTCTCATCGGCCAAGTGATGGCTCAACATCAGGTTCACGGCGCCCTGGTTTTGCTCTACTGCACACTTATCTGGTCAGCTATCGGCGTTCTCTTTAGCTTTGGTAAGCGATTATTCAGCCGTGACTGGAGCTTGCTCCGTGCCACACTTTCCCATTTCTTCCTCATGCTGGCTGGCTTTGTCCCACTAGCAACTCTGGCTGGTTGGTTTCCCTTCCACTGGATTTTCTATCTCCAGCTCATTCCAGAGTTTGCGATCGTCTACCTCATCATCTGGGCTATTCTCTATAAAAGAGAAGCTAAAAAAGTAGACCACATCAATCAACTTTTGGTCCATAAAAAGTAA
- the mutS gene encoding DNA mismatch repair protein MutS: MTTEKLSPGMQQYVDIKKQYPDAFLLFRMGDFYELFYEDAVNAAQVLEISLTSRNKNAENPIPMAGVPYHSAQQYIDVLIEQGYKVAIAEQMEDPKQAVGVVKREVVQVITPGTVVDSSKPDSQNNFLVAIDRDGNQFGLAYMDLVTGDFYVTGLLDFTLVCGEIRNLKAREVVLGYDLSEEEEQILSRQMNLVLSYEKDGFEDIHLLDPRLASVEQAAASKLLQYVHRTQMRELNHLKPVIRYEIKDFLQMDYATKASLDLVENARSGKKQGSLFWLLDETKTAMGMRLLRSWIHRPLIDKERIVQRQEVVQVFLDHFFERSDLTDSLKGVYDIERLASRVSFGKTNPKDLLQLATTLSSVPRIRAILEAMEQPALAYLIEQLDGIPELESLISAAIAPEAPHVITEGGIIRTGFDETLDKYRRVLREGTSWIAEIEAKERENSGISTLKIDYNKKDGYYFHVTNSQLGNVPAHFFRKATLKNSERFGTEELARIEGDMLEAREKSANLEYEIFMRIREEVSKYIQRLQALAQGIATVDVLQSLAVVAETQHLIRPEFGDDSQIDIQKGRHAVVEKVMGAQTYIPNTIQMAEDTSIQLITGPNMSGKSTYMRQLAMTAVMAQMGSYVPAESAYLPIFDAIFTRIGAADDLVSGQSTFMVEMMEANNAISHATKDSLILFDELGRGTATYDGMALAQSIIEYIHEHIGAKTLFATHYHELTSLESSLEHLVNVHVATLEQDGQVTFLHKIEPGPADKSYGIHVAKIAGLPAELLARADKILKQLESQGTESPAPMRETSAVTEQMSLFDAPEEHPILAELAELDVYNMTPMQAMNVLVEFKQKL; the protein is encoded by the coding sequence ATGACGACAGAAAAACTATCACCTGGTATGCAGCAGTATGTGGATATTAAAAAGCAATATCCAGATGCTTTTTTGCTCTTTCGGATGGGTGATTTTTATGAGCTGTTTTACGAAGATGCGGTCAATGCGGCGCAGGTTTTAGAGATTTCACTGACCAGTCGTAATAAAAATGCAGAAAATCCGATACCCATGGCTGGTGTTCCCTATCATTCTGCCCAGCAGTATATTGATGTTTTGATTGAGCAGGGCTATAAGGTGGCTATTGCTGAGCAGATGGAGGATCCCAAACAAGCGGTTGGGGTTGTCAAGCGAGAGGTGGTTCAGGTCATCACCCCCGGTACAGTGGTTGATAGTAGTAAGCCCGATAGTCAGAACAATTTCTTGGTTGCCATAGATCGTGATGGCAATCAATTTGGTCTGGCATATATGGATCTGGTGACCGGTGACTTTTATGTGACGGGTTTATTGGATTTCACGCTGGTTTGTGGGGAAATCCGTAACCTCAAGGCTCGTGAAGTGGTGCTGGGTTATGATTTGTCTGAGGAAGAAGAACAAATCCTCAGCCGTCAGATGAATCTGGTGCTTTCTTATGAGAAGGATGGCTTTGAGGATATTCATTTACTGGATCCACGACTGGCATCTGTGGAGCAAGCAGCAGCTAGTAAGCTGCTCCAGTATGTTCACCGGACCCAGATGCGGGAATTGAACCATCTCAAACCAGTTATCCGCTATGAAATCAAAGATTTCTTACAGATGGACTATGCGACAAAGGCTAGTCTGGATTTGGTTGAGAATGCTCGTTCAGGCAAGAAGCAAGGCAGTCTTTTCTGGCTTTTGGATGAAACCAAAACGGCTATGGGAATGCGGCTCTTGCGTTCTTGGATCCATCGTCCTTTGATTGATAAGGAGCGAATCGTCCAACGTCAAGAGGTGGTGCAGGTCTTTCTTGACCACTTCTTTGAGCGCAGTGATTTAACAGACAGTCTCAAGGGTGTTTATGATATCGAACGCTTGGCTAGTCGGGTTTCTTTTGGCAAGACCAATCCCAAGGATCTCTTGCAGTTGGCGACCACTTTATCCAGTGTGCCACGGATTCGAGCGATTTTAGAGGCAATGGAGCAACCTGCTCTGGCCTATCTTATCGAACAATTGGATGGAATCCCTGAGTTGGAGAGTTTGATTAGCGCAGCGATTGCTCCTGAAGCTCCTCATGTGATTACGGAAGGCGGCATTATCCGTACGGGATTTGATGAGACCTTGGATAAATACCGCCGAGTGCTCAGAGAAGGGACCAGTTGGATTGCTGAGATTGAGGCTAAGGAGAGAGAGAACTCTGGCATCAGTACGCTCAAGATTGACTACAATAAAAAGGACGGTTACTATTTCCATGTGACCAATTCGCAACTGGGGAATGTGCCGGCCCACTTTTTCCGAAAGGCGACGCTGAAAAACTCAGAACGCTTTGGTACTGAGGAATTAGCCCGTATCGAGGGGGATATGTTGGAGGCGCGTGAGAAGTCAGCCAACCTAGAGTATGAAATCTTTATGCGCATCCGTGAGGAAGTCAGCAAGTATATACAGCGTTTGCAGGCTCTAGCCCAAGGAATTGCAACGGTTGATGTCTTGCAAAGTCTGGCGGTTGTAGCTGAAACCCAGCATCTGATCCGACCTGAGTTTGGCGACGACTCACAAATCGATATCCAGAAAGGGCGTCATGCTGTCGTTGAAAAGGTCATGGGAGCTCAGACCTATATTCCTAATACTATTCAGATGGCAGAAGATACCAGCATTCAATTGATTACAGGGCCCAACATGAGTGGGAAGTCTACCTACATGCGCCAGCTAGCCATGACTGCGGTTATGGCCCAGATGGGTTCCTATGTTCCTGCTGAGAGTGCCTATTTGCCGATTTTTGATGCTATCTTTACCCGTATAGGAGCAGCAGATGACTTGGTTTCAGGTCAATCAACCTTCATGGTAGAGATGATGGAGGCCAACAATGCCATTTCGCATGCGACCAAGGACTCACTCATTCTCTTCGATGAATTGGGACGCGGAACTGCAACTTATGACGGGATGGCTCTTGCACAGTCCATCATCGAATATATTCATGAACATATCGGAGCCAAAACCCTCTTTGCGACCCACTACCATGAGTTGACCAGTCTGGAGTCTAGCTTGGAACACTTGGTCAATGTCCACGTGGCAACCTTAGAACAGGATGGACAGGTCACTTTCCTTCACAAGATCGAACCAGGACCAGCTGACAAATCCTACGGTATCCACGTTGCTAAGATTGCTGGCTTACCAGCAGAACTTTTAGCAAGAGCGGATAAGATTTTGAAACAACTGGAGAGTCAAGGGACGGAAAGTCCTGCTCCAATGAGAGAAACAAGTGCTGTTACTGAACAGATGTCACTCTTTGACGCGCCTGAAGAGCACCCTATCCTAGCAGAATTAGCAGAACTGGATGTTTACAATATGACACCTATGCAGGCTATGAATGTCTTAGTTGAGTTCAAACAAAAATTATAA
- the argR gene encoding arginine repressor translates to MRKKERHQLIKKMITEEKLATQKDIQDRLEVRNVFVTQTTLSRDLREIGLIKVKKNGMVYYVLANETEKIDLVEFLSHHLEGIARAEFTLVLHTKLGEAAVLANIVDENKDEAILGTVAGANTLLVICRDQHVAKLMEERLLDLMKDE, encoded by the coding sequence ATGAGAAAAAAAGAACGACACCAGTTGATTAAAAAGATGATCACTGAGGAAAAACTAGCTACACAAAAGGATATCCAAGATCGCCTAGAAGTTCGGAATGTCTTTGTGACGCAAACGACCTTGTCTCGCGATCTGCGCGAAATCGGCTTGATCAAGGTTAAGAAAAATGGTATGGTATATTATGTGCTAGCGAATGAAACAGAAAAGATTGATTTGGTAGAATTTTTGTCGCATCATCTAGAAGGAATTGCGAGAGCAGAGTTTACTTTGGTACTTCATACCAAGCTGGGAGAAGCAGCTGTCTTAGCAAATATTGTTGATGAAAATAAGGACGAGGCGATTTTAGGGACGGTTGCTGGTGCCAATACCTTACTGGTTATTTGTCGAGACCAGCATGTTGCCAAGCTCATGGAAGAGCGTTTGCTAGATTTGATGAAGGATGAATAG